AGTTCAAAACCCAGTAAAAATATATTAGAGTTTAGCCAAATATAAATCATCAAAATTAATAATGCACCAATTGAGCCATACAATTTGTTATAATTAGAAAAATTTTCTATATAAAACGAAAACAAATAGGTTGTTATGGTAATCAAGAAAGTCGTGAACAATGCTCCGATTGAGAAAAAACTAGACTCTCGCCCTTCTCTGGTTCCAAAGTAATACAAAATGGCAATTCCTAAATAAAGCATGATCAGCAATGTGGCATATCGACCAATTTCAGCCCATAAAATAGTGTCGCCAACAATGCCGAGATCTGTTAAGTTTTCAATCATATAGGTAAAGTAAATTGTAACCGCTACCGAAATTAAAAGTAAAATCGCAATAATCAAAGCTACGCCAACAGCTACAATGTATTGGCGTATAATTGTGCGATTGATTTTGGTATGATAAGAAAACTCAAAACTGGTAAAAATGGCATTGACACCATTTGACATTAAAAAAATAGACAACAAAAAAACAAAAGACAACAAGCCAGCTCTTGGATTGTTGGCAATATCAAGAAAAATTTCATTAAAAAAATTTGTCGCTTGTGTAGGCAATAAATCTTCTATAAAATAAAGGACTTCATCTTGAAAATTATCTATAAACGTAATGAAAGGAATCAGGTTTAAAATAAACAATAAAAACGGAAAAATAGCCATAAAAAAACTAAAAGCAATGGAGCTTGCCCGTGTTGAAAATGTGCCTTTTATGATGCCAAACAAATACAGTTTAATCAAATCATAAAGAGTAAATCCTTCTAATTTTGGCAGTTTAATTTTCTTGCATACTTTCGCAATATCTTTAACAATTGGTGTTTTTGATAGGCTTTTGTCTAAACTGTCTGGCATTTTAAATCGCTTTAAGGCTCATGTCCATATTATGAACCGAATGTGTTAAGGCTCC
This genomic window from Flavobacterium sp. CS20 contains:
- a CDS encoding YihY/virulence factor BrkB family protein: MPDSLDKSLSKTPIVKDIAKVCKKIKLPKLEGFTLYDLIKLYLFGIIKGTFSTRASSIAFSFFMAIFPFLLFILNLIPFITFIDNFQDEVLYFIEDLLPTQATNFFNEIFLDIANNPRAGLLSFVFLLSIFLMSNGVNAIFTSFEFSYHTKINRTIIRQYIVAVGVALIIAILLLISVAVTIYFTYMIENLTDLGIVGDTILWAEIGRYATLLIMLYLGIAILYYFGTREGRESSFFSIGALFTTFLITITTYLFSFYIENFSNYNKLYGSIGALLILMIYIWLNSNIFLLGFELNASIQKLKKQS